The Acidobacteriota bacterium genome window below encodes:
- a CDS encoding hydroxyacid-oxoacid transhydrogenase → MANDFAFEMAASAVRFGAGVTREVGPDLAELGIKRALVITDPTVRRLAPVQTVLESLDAAGVACAVYDQVRIEPSDESFHHAISFALQHPFEAIVAVGGGSVIDTAKAVNLYTVYPPADFLDYVNPPIGKGLPVPGPLKPLMAIPTTAGTGSETTGVSIFDLSRMHAKTGIASRRLKPTLGYLDPDNTRTMPPEVAASSGLDILSHAIESFTALPFTGRPLPERPALRPAYQGSNPISDVWSLQALRMVAQYIVRAVDDPSDDEARANMLLAASYAGVGFGNAGVHLPHGMSYPVSGGVKGYRAPGYAADHPLVPHGISVILNAPAVFRYTAPATPERHLQAAAALGVDVAGVKGEDAGRVLADRITWFMQRLKTPNGLAALGYSSSDIPALVEGTLPQHRVTKLSPRAAGPDELARLFEAAMVAW, encoded by the coding sequence ATGGCGAACGACTTTGCTTTCGAGATGGCGGCGTCCGCCGTGCGCTTTGGCGCCGGCGTCACGCGCGAAGTGGGCCCGGACCTGGCGGAGTTGGGCATCAAGCGCGCCCTCGTGATCACCGATCCGACCGTGCGCCGCCTGGCGCCGGTGCAGACGGTGCTCGAATCGCTCGACGCGGCTGGCGTCGCCTGTGCCGTCTACGACCAGGTCCGCATCGAGCCCAGCGACGAGTCGTTCCACCATGCCATCAGCTTCGCCCTCCAGCACCCCTTCGAGGCGATCGTCGCCGTCGGCGGCGGTTCGGTGATCGATACCGCCAAGGCCGTGAATCTCTACACCGTGTACCCACCCGCGGACTTTCTCGACTACGTCAATCCGCCGATCGGCAAGGGCCTGCCGGTCCCAGGTCCACTGAAGCCGCTGATGGCTATTCCGACGACGGCGGGGACGGGGAGCGAGACGACCGGCGTCAGCATTTTCGACTTGAGCCGGATGCACGCGAAGACCGGAATTGCCAGCCGTCGCCTCAAGCCCACGCTGGGCTACCTGGATCCCGACAACACCCGGACGATGCCACCCGAGGTCGCGGCGTCGAGCGGCCTCGACATCCTGAGTCACGCGATCGAGTCGTTCACGGCGCTGCCGTTCACCGGCCGTCCGCTGCCCGAACGGCCGGCCCTGCGGCCGGCGTACCAGGGCTCGAACCCAATCAGCGACGTGTGGTCGCTGCAGGCGCTCCGCATGGTCGCGCAGTACATCGTGCGCGCGGTGGACGACCCCTCAGACGATGAGGCGCGCGCCAACATGCTGCTGGCCGCGTCCTATGCCGGCGTGGGCTTCGGCAATGCGGGCGTGCACCTGCCGCACGGCATGTCGTACCCGGTGTCGGGCGGCGTGAAAGGCTACCGCGCACCGGGCTACGCCGCGGACCATCCACTGGTGCCGCACGGCATCTCGGTGATCCTGAACGCGCCGGCGGTGTTCCGCTACACGGCGCCCGCCACGCCCGAGCGGCATTTGCAGGCGGCCGCGGCGCTCGGCGTGGACGTCGCGGGCGTGAAAGGAGAGGACGCTGGGCGCGTGCTGGCCGATCGCATCACCTGGTTCATGCAGCGATTGAAGACCCCGAACGGCCTGGCCGCCCTCGGCTACTCGTCGTCTGACATCCCCGCGCTGGTTGAAGGCACGCTGCCGCAGCACCGGGTCACGAAACTGTCGCCGCGCGCGGCCGGTCCCGACGAATTGGCGCGGCTGTTCGAGGCCGCGATGGTGGCGTGGTAG
- a CDS encoding DUF72 domain-containing protein, which translates to MILVGTSGYNYPEWKGSFYPADLSASKMLPYYASKFRTVEINYTFYRMPTSKIVAGWVAQVPSEFRFTLKAPKRITHDRRLRAAEVADSLRTFVTVAGELGPQLAALLFQLPPNLKKDIVLLNEFLSLLPPKTTAAFEFRNESWLDDEVYAALTARNIALCIADSEARHTPSIATADYAYLRLRDEGYGDAEVARWAETAKRLDATCSDVFVYFKHEDEGKGAAFGQQMLGLLTGG; encoded by the coding sequence ATGATTCTGGTCGGGACGAGCGGCTACAACTATCCGGAGTGGAAGGGCAGTTTCTATCCCGCCGATCTCTCAGCGTCGAAGATGCTGCCGTACTATGCCAGCAAGTTCCGCACGGTCGAGATCAACTACACCTTCTATCGCATGCCCACCTCGAAGATCGTTGCGGGGTGGGTGGCGCAGGTGCCGTCCGAGTTCCGGTTCACACTGAAGGCGCCGAAGCGGATCACACACGACAGGCGGCTGCGCGCGGCCGAGGTGGCCGACTCGCTGCGGACGTTCGTCACGGTCGCCGGCGAGCTGGGGCCGCAGCTGGCCGCGCTGCTGTTCCAATTGCCGCCTAATCTCAAGAAGGACATCGTCTTGCTGAACGAGTTCCTCTCGCTGCTGCCGCCAAAGACGACCGCGGCATTCGAGTTTCGGAACGAGTCATGGCTGGATGACGAGGTGTATGCGGCACTGACGGCGCGCAACATCGCGCTCTGTATTGCCGACAGCGAGGCGCGCCACACGCCGTCGATTGCCACGGCGGACTATGCGTACTTGCGGCTGCGGGACGAGGGCTACGGCGATGCCGAGGTCGCGCGCTGGGCCGAAACCGCCAAACGACTGGATGCCACCTGTTCCGACGTCTTCGTGTATTTCAAGCACGAGGACGAGGGCAAAGGGGCGGCGTTCGGACAGCAGATGCTCGGATTATTAACAGGAGGCTAA
- a CDS encoding amidase, translating into MKRLFIVGAVVLNACAPAQPAQPAPPALDVVELSATDALARMAAGELTSVALTEAYLDRIAKVDDAGPTLGAVIETNPQAVADAATLDGERKAGKLRGPLHGIPVLLKDNIDVAGMVNSAGSLALADNRPAADAFVAARLRAAGAVILGKTNLSEWANFRSTRSTSGWSSRGGQTRNPYVLDRNPCGSSSGTGSAIAASLAAIGVGTETDGSILCPASVAGLAGLKPTVGLVSRNGIIPISISQDTAGPMARTVADVALLLNGMAAVDAADPAGPAAEGRIAADYTTFLKADAVKGKRFGVLRQTMAFHPDVDAAMTRAIEALRAAGAEVIDIKVPTYNDWSDAEFSVLLYEFKDGLNEYLKKSGSPHGSLEALITWNKANAAKAMPFFGQEIFEQAQAKGPLTEPAYLKARADARRLAGRDGLLAVLAKEKLDAVLAPTMSPAWPTDHVLGDHFIGAGYGMAAVAGTPSLTVPIGDSHGLPLGMAFMGAAYSEGELIGFGYALEQVMKARKAPEFRPTLAP; encoded by the coding sequence ATGAAGCGACTGTTTATCGTCGGTGCGGTAGTGCTGAATGCGTGTGCGCCGGCCCAACCCGCCCAACCTGCCCCACCCGCCCTGGATGTCGTCGAGCTGAGCGCGACCGACGCGCTGGCGAGAATGGCGGCGGGCGAGCTGACCTCGGTGGCGTTGACCGAGGCGTACCTCGACCGCATTGCGAAGGTTGATGATGCGGGCCCGACGTTGGGCGCCGTGATCGAGACCAACCCGCAGGCCGTGGCCGACGCGGCCACGCTTGACGGCGAGCGCAAGGCCGGGAAGCTGCGCGGCCCGTTGCACGGCATCCCGGTGCTGCTCAAGGACAACATCGATGTGGCGGGCATGGTGAATTCGGCCGGCTCCCTGGCGTTGGCCGACAACCGCCCGGCCGCCGATGCGTTTGTGGCGGCCCGTTTGCGCGCCGCCGGCGCGGTGATTCTCGGCAAGACCAACCTGAGCGAGTGGGCCAACTTCCGCTCCACGCGGTCAACGTCGGGGTGGAGTTCGCGCGGCGGGCAGACCAGGAACCCGTACGTGCTCGACCGCAATCCGTGCGGGTCGAGTTCGGGCACGGGCTCGGCCATCGCCGCCAGCCTCGCCGCGATTGGTGTCGGCACCGAGACCGACGGCAGCATCCTCTGCCCGGCGTCGGTGGCCGGGTTGGCTGGTCTCAAGCCGACGGTGGGCCTGGTCAGCCGCAACGGCATCATCCCCATCTCCATCTCGCAAGACACGGCGGGCCCCATGGCCCGCACGGTGGCGGATGTCGCGCTGCTGCTAAACGGCATGGCGGCGGTTGATGCCGCCGACCCGGCGGGACCTGCGGCCGAGGGCAGGATTGCCGCCGACTACACGACGTTCCTGAAAGCCGACGCCGTCAAGGGCAAGCGCTTTGGTGTGCTGCGGCAGACCATGGCCTTTCATCCCGACGTCGACGCGGCCATGACCAGGGCCATCGAGGCCTTGAGGGCGGCCGGGGCCGAGGTGATCGACATCAAGGTGCCGACCTACAACGACTGGAGCGACGCCGAGTTCAGCGTTCTGTTGTACGAGTTCAAGGACGGCCTCAACGAGTACTTGAAGAAGAGCGGCTCACCGCACGGCTCGCTCGAAGCGTTGATTACCTGGAACAAGGCCAACGCCGCGAAGGCAATGCCGTTCTTCGGGCAGGAGATCTTCGAGCAGGCGCAGGCCAAGGGGCCGCTGACCGAGCCTGCCTACCTCAAGGCGCGGGCCGACGCGCGGCGGCTGGCGGGCCGTGACGGCTTGCTGGCGGTGCTGGCGAAAGAGAAGCTGGATGCGGTGCTTGCGCCGACCATGTCGCCGGCGTGGCCGACCGACCATGTGCTCGGCGATCACTTCATTGGCGCCGGGTACGGCATGGCGGCGGTGGCGGGCACGCCGAGCCTGACCGTGCCGATTGGCGACAGCCACGGCCTGCCGCTCGGCATGGCCTTCATGGGCGCGGCCTACAGTGAAGGCGAGTTGATTGGGTTTGGCTACGCGCTGGAACAGGTGATGAAGGCGCGCAAGGCGCCCGAGTTCCGGCCTACGCTCGCGCCCTAG
- a CDS encoding alpha/beta fold hydrolase: MPRSAPSTPGTPDTLGTSGTSGTSGTLGTVGTLSPYSPLPRWAGGHKMTLYAWARKRAFRSLAATEPRYFDVAPDARVLAHCNWQPDRAAAPTLLMLHGLEGSSLAHYMCGMADKALAAGFNVIRLNQRNCGGTEHLSRGLYHSGLTADPLFVLRELRERDGLSRFAVAGYSLGGNITMKLAGELGGSEFPEVKAFAAVSPVIELEDCMRSIERRENRIYEWNFCRNLQARMRRKERTFPGQFNLDGLWKVWSIRTFDDRYTAPHHGYQGASDYYHRASAMRVIDRVARPALILSAADDPFVPPGIFEAPPVRNNPHITTVVTSHGGHCAFVEPNSANGYDGYFAERTVVDFLRTQL; the protein is encoded by the coding sequence ATGCCCAGATCCGCCCCCAGCACCCCTGGCACCCCCGACACCCTTGGCACCTCTGGCACCTCTGGCACCTCTGGCACCTTAGGCACCGTAGGCACCCTAAGCCCCTACTCCCCCCTTCCCCGCTGGGCCGGCGGGCACAAGATGACGCTCTATGCCTGGGCCCGCAAGCGCGCCTTTCGGTCCCTGGCCGCCACCGAGCCCAGGTATTTCGACGTCGCGCCTGACGCGCGCGTCCTGGCCCACTGCAACTGGCAGCCGGACCGCGCCGCCGCGCCAACGTTGTTGATGCTGCACGGGCTCGAAGGCTCCAGCCTCGCCCACTACATGTGCGGCATGGCCGACAAGGCCCTCGCCGCCGGCTTCAACGTCATCCGCCTCAACCAGCGCAATTGCGGCGGCACCGAGCACCTGTCGCGGGGGCTGTATCACTCCGGGCTGACGGCCGACCCGCTGTTCGTGCTGCGGGAGCTGCGCGAGCGCGATGGCCTGTCGCGGTTCGCTGTCGCCGGGTATTCGTTGGGCGGCAATATCACCATGAAGCTGGCCGGCGAACTGGGCGGCAGCGAGTTTCCAGAGGTCAAGGCATTTGCCGCCGTGTCGCCGGTGATCGAGCTCGAAGACTGCATGCGCTCGATCGAGCGGCGCGAGAACCGCATCTACGAGTGGAACTTCTGCCGCAACCTCCAGGCGCGGATGCGGCGGAAGGAACGCACCTTTCCCGGGCAGTTCAACCTCGACGGGTTATGGAAGGTGTGGTCGATCCGGACGTTCGACGATCGCTACACCGCGCCGCACCACGGCTACCAAGGCGCCTCGGACTACTACCACCGCGCCAGCGCCATGCGCGTGATCGACCGGGTGGCCCGGCCGGCGCTGATTTTGAGCGCGGCCGATGACCCGTTCGTGCCGCCGGGCATCTTCGAGGCCCCGCCCGTGCGGAACAATCCACATATCACCACCGTCGTTACCTCTCATGGTGGCCACTGCGCCTTTGTCGAGCCCAATTCCGCAAACGGCTATGATGGCTACTTCGCTGAACGAACCGTCGTTGACTTCCTGAGGACCCAACTATGA
- a CDS encoding prolyl oligopeptidase family serine peptidase, whose protein sequence is MKTTSKVGLAVLVLSGAVAAQGFQYPVTRTVDHVDTYHGTKVPDPYRWLEDDTSAETAAWVEAQNKVTFAYLDKIPYRAELTTRLKSLFDYAKFGSPSRKGDYYFFSKNDGLQNQSVLYIQKGLTGTPEVLIDPNTWSADGTVRLTGFSPSKDAKLAVYGVSRSGSDWQEYNVMDLSTRRVLEDKVEWVKVSSMAWRGNGFYYSRYPQPEKGKELSSINENHQVYYHRIGTPQSADELVFSDPKNPQRFHTLQTTEDERFAVLDISDRGTGKKGNAVFVQDLSKPGSTFMPLVPEIGDDSYNVLESVRGELIVFTDNNAPNSRVVRIDPANPAPANWKSIIEPKADTIDTVRVAAGKVIATYMRDVASKAYVHNLEGALENEIELPGLGSASGFAGNMDDTSLFYTYTSFTYPTSIFRYDVAARKSSLFRAPEIPGLDVNQYETKQVFVTSKDGAKVPMFLVYKKGLALDGHNPTLMYGYGGFNIATTPGFNSLRIALLEQGFVYASVNMRGGSEYGEAWHDAGTKLKKQNVFDDFIAAAEWLIANKYTSPARLAAQGGSNGGLLVGAVINQRPELFRAAIPQVGVMDMLRFHKFTIGWNWIADYGSSDNAEEFKALHAYSPLHNIKPGGKYPATLITTADHDDRVVPAHSFKYAATLQKHASPDRPALIRIDTKSGHGASNVTKQIEATADIYAFLMYNLGVTPRF, encoded by the coding sequence ATGAAGACGACCTCAAAGGTTGGCCTGGCCGTGCTGGTCCTGTCGGGCGCGGTCGCGGCGCAAGGGTTCCAGTATCCCGTCACGCGCACCGTGGATCACGTCGACACCTACCACGGCACGAAGGTGCCCGACCCCTATCGGTGGCTCGAAGACGACACCTCGGCCGAGACCGCGGCGTGGGTCGAGGCGCAGAACAAGGTCACGTTCGCGTACCTCGACAAGATCCCGTATCGCGCCGAGCTGACCACGCGGCTGAAGTCCCTGTTCGACTACGCCAAGTTCGGCTCGCCCTCGCGCAAGGGCGACTACTACTTCTTCTCGAAGAACGACGGCCTGCAGAACCAGAGCGTCCTCTACATCCAGAAGGGCCTTACCGGGACGCCCGAGGTGCTGATCGATCCCAACACGTGGTCGGCCGACGGGACCGTGCGGCTGACCGGCTTCTCGCCGTCCAAGGACGCCAAACTCGCCGTCTACGGCGTATCGCGCAGCGGCTCTGACTGGCAGGAATACAACGTGATGGACCTCAGCACTCGGAGAGTGCTGGAGGATAAAGTGGAGTGGGTCAAGGTCTCGAGCATGGCGTGGCGCGGCAACGGGTTCTACTACAGCCGCTATCCGCAGCCTGAAAAGGGCAAGGAACTGTCGTCGATCAACGAGAATCACCAGGTCTATTACCACCGCATCGGCACGCCGCAATCGGCCGACGAACTGGTGTTCAGCGACCCGAAGAACCCGCAGCGTTTCCACACGCTCCAGACGACGGAGGATGAACGGTTCGCCGTGCTCGACATCTCGGATCGCGGCACCGGCAAGAAGGGGAACGCGGTGTTCGTGCAAGACCTCTCCAAGCCCGGCTCGACGTTCATGCCGCTCGTCCCCGAGATTGGCGACGACAGCTACAACGTGCTCGAGAGCGTGCGTGGCGAGCTGATCGTGTTCACCGACAACAACGCGCCCAACAGCCGAGTGGTCCGCATCGATCCGGCCAACCCGGCGCCGGCCAACTGGAAGTCGATCATCGAACCCAAGGCCGACACCATCGACACGGTGCGGGTGGCGGCCGGCAAGGTGATTGCCACCTACATGAGGGACGTCGCCTCGAAGGCGTACGTCCACAATCTCGAGGGTGCGCTCGAGAACGAGATCGAACTCCCCGGCCTCGGCAGCGCCAGCGGCTTTGCCGGTAACATGGACGACACCTCGCTGTTCTACACCTACACCTCGTTCACCTACCCGACCTCGATCTTCCGCTACGACGTGGCGGCGCGGAAGAGCTCGCTGTTCCGCGCGCCTGAGATCCCCGGGCTGGACGTGAACCAGTACGAGACCAAGCAGGTGTTTGTCACGAGCAAGGACGGCGCGAAGGTGCCCATGTTCCTGGTCTACAAGAAGGGCCTGGCGCTCGACGGCCACAACCCGACGCTGATGTACGGCTACGGCGGCTTCAACATCGCCACCACGCCCGGGTTCAACTCGCTGCGCATTGCGCTGCTCGAGCAGGGCTTTGTCTACGCCAGCGTCAACATGCGCGGCGGCAGCGAATACGGCGAAGCCTGGCATGACGCGGGCACCAAGCTGAAGAAGCAGAACGTGTTCGACGACTTCATCGCCGCGGCCGAGTGGCTGATCGCCAACAAATACACCTCGCCGGCCAGGCTGGCGGCGCAGGGCGGCTCGAACGGCGGCCTGCTGGTGGGCGCCGTCATCAACCAGCGCCCCGAGCTGTTCCGTGCCGCCATTCCACAGGTCGGCGTCATGGACATGCTGCGCTTCCACAAGTTCACGATTGGCTGGAACTGGATTGCGGACTACGGCTCGAGCGACAACGCCGAGGAGTTCAAGGCGCTCCACGCTTACTCGCCGCTGCACAACATCAAGCCCGGCGGCAAGTATCCGGCGACGCTCATCACTACTGCCGATCATGACGACCGCGTGGTGCCGGCGCACTCGTTCAAGTACGCGGCGACGCTGCAGAAGCACGCCAGTCCCGACCGGCCGGCGCTGATCCGCATCGACACCAAGTCGGGTCACGGCGCCAGCAACGTGACCAAGCAGATCGAGGCGACCGCTGACATCTACGCGTTCCTGATGTACAACCTCGGTGTTACCCCGAGGTTCTGA